A genomic region of Runella rosea contains the following coding sequences:
- the mutS gene encoding DNA mismatch repair protein MutS translates to MARTGKTSTEPLKPKETPLNRQYNQIKSRYPGAMLLFRVGDFYETFGEDAIRASRILGIVLTRRNNGGAQEELAGFPHHSLDTYLPKLVRAGERVAICDQLEDPAVAKGIVRRGVTELVTPGVSFNDNVLDTRRNNYLASVHFGKQNTFGIAFLDISTGEFLTTQGNKEYIEKLLQSFAPSEVLYCKKYRQEFGELFGDKFHTFCLEDWAYTHEFGYEILIKHFQTTSLKGFGVETLTEGIIAAGVILRYLADTEHKDVKHITRLTRLDEEKYVWLDRFTIRNLELVYPQQEGGVPLIQILDQTVTPMGARLLRKWLVLPLKDKAPIEERLQTVEFFLQNEELLDEITLHLKQIGDLERLISKVAVRRINPRELLQLKKSLSHIAPVKELLQKAWNGEVKGKGVKVEGAPDSNESETPLSVSPSSSLTPLRKYADQLNPCEFLLEKIETELREDPPVVTNQGGMIKSGIDADLDVLHKLAFSGKDYLIQIQNREIERTGITSLKIAYNKVFGYYLEVTNSHKNRVPPEWIRKQTLVNAERYITPELKEYEDKILSAEDKIFAIEQRIFNDLVMMANDYVAAVQQDARVVSVLDALASFARVARKNNYNKPRITEDKSLKIKEGRHAVIEQQLPLGESYVPNDLYLDDETQQIIIITGPNMAGKSALLRQTALIVLMAQMGSFVPAAEAEIGLVDKIFTRVGASDNLSRGESTFMVEMTETASILNNLSERSLVLMDEIGRGTSTYDGVSIAWSIAEFLHNHPRHRAKTLFATHYHELNQLADDFPRIKNFNVAVKEVGNKVIFLRKLKEGGSEHSFGIHVAQMAGMPQEIVLRSNDILHSLEKSHQRAETNKAVKEMPKVNYQMTLFEPQDPKIEELKAKLKALDINTLSPIEALLKLNELRRLVE, encoded by the coding sequence ATGGCCCGTACTGGAAAAACCTCAACAGAACCGCTTAAACCCAAAGAGACCCCGCTTAATCGCCAATATAATCAAATAAAATCACGCTATCCGGGAGCTATGTTGCTCTTTAGGGTGGGGGATTTTTACGAAACGTTTGGGGAAGATGCCATCCGCGCAAGCCGAATCTTGGGCATTGTGCTTACCCGTCGCAACAATGGCGGTGCGCAGGAAGAATTGGCGGGTTTTCCGCATCATTCGTTGGATACCTACTTGCCCAAGCTCGTTCGGGCGGGCGAGCGCGTGGCCATTTGTGATCAGTTGGAAGACCCCGCCGTGGCGAAAGGCATCGTTCGGCGCGGGGTAACGGAGCTGGTAACGCCCGGGGTTTCTTTCAATGATAATGTGCTGGATACCAGACGGAATAATTATTTGGCGTCGGTTCATTTTGGCAAACAAAACACCTTTGGGATTGCCTTTTTAGATATTTCGACGGGTGAGTTTTTGACCACTCAGGGCAACAAAGAATACATAGAGAAGTTGCTGCAAAGTTTTGCGCCGTCGGAGGTGTTGTACTGTAAAAAATACCGTCAGGAATTCGGCGAGTTGTTTGGGGATAAATTTCATACCTTTTGCCTCGAAGATTGGGCTTATACGCATGAGTTCGGCTACGAAATTCTCATCAAGCATTTTCAAACCACTTCGCTCAAAGGATTTGGCGTCGAAACCCTCACCGAAGGCATCATTGCGGCAGGGGTGATTTTGCGGTATTTGGCCGATACCGAGCATAAAGACGTAAAGCACATCACGCGCCTGACGCGCCTCGACGAAGAAAAATACGTGTGGCTCGACCGCTTTACCATTCGCAACCTGGAATTGGTATATCCCCAACAAGAGGGCGGAGTGCCGTTGATTCAGATACTCGACCAAACCGTAACGCCCATGGGCGCGCGGCTGTTGCGTAAGTGGTTGGTACTACCGCTAAAAGACAAAGCACCGATTGAAGAGCGCCTGCAAACGGTGGAGTTTTTTCTCCAAAACGAAGAATTGCTGGACGAAATCACCCTGCACCTCAAACAAATTGGGGATCTCGAACGCCTTATTTCAAAGGTGGCGGTTCGACGCATCAACCCTCGCGAACTGCTGCAACTGAAGAAGTCTTTGAGTCACATTGCACCCGTGAAAGAATTGCTGCAAAAAGCGTGGAACGGAGAGGTAAAAGGGAAGGGTGTCAAAGTTGAAGGGGCGCCAGACAGTAACGAATCCGAAACTCCGTTGTCTGTTTCTCCGTCTTCCTCGCTGACGCCGTTACGCAAATACGCCGACCAGCTCAATCCCTGTGAGTTTTTACTGGAAAAAATCGAAACTGAACTCCGCGAAGACCCGCCCGTGGTGACCAATCAGGGCGGTATGATTAAGAGTGGCATTGATGCTGATTTGGACGTGCTGCACAAACTGGCGTTTTCGGGCAAAGATTATCTGATACAAATTCAAAACCGCGAGATTGAACGCACAGGTATTACCTCCCTCAAAATCGCCTACAACAAGGTGTTTGGTTACTATCTCGAAGTGACCAACTCCCACAAAAACCGCGTACCGCCCGAGTGGATTCGGAAGCAAACACTCGTGAATGCCGAGCGCTATATTACGCCCGAACTGAAAGAGTACGAAGATAAAATCCTGAGTGCCGAAGATAAAATCTTTGCCATTGAGCAGCGTATTTTCAACGATTTGGTCATGATGGCCAACGATTACGTGGCGGCGGTGCAGCAGGATGCCCGCGTGGTATCGGTACTGGATGCGTTGGCGTCGTTTGCGCGGGTAGCGCGTAAAAATAATTACAACAAGCCCAGAATTACGGAAGATAAATCGCTGAAAATCAAAGAAGGACGTCATGCCGTGATCGAACAGCAACTGCCGTTGGGTGAAAGTTACGTGCCCAATGATTTGTATCTGGATGACGAGACCCAGCAGATTATTATCATCACGGGGCCCAATATGGCGGGAAAATCGGCGTTGCTGCGCCAGACCGCACTCATCGTGCTGATGGCCCAAATGGGCAGCTTTGTGCCCGCCGCCGAGGCCGAGATTGGGTTGGTAGATAAGATATTTACCCGCGTGGGAGCCTCCGACAACCTGAGTCGCGGGGAGAGTACCTTCATGGTCGAGATGACCGAAACGGCGAGTATTCTCAACAACCTTAGCGAGCGGAGCCTCGTGCTGATGGACGAAATCGGGCGCGGAACGAGTACGTACGACGGGGTCAGCATTGCGTGGAGCATTGCGGAGTTTTTGCACAATCACCCGCGCCACCGCGCCAAAACGCTGTTTGCGACGCACTATCACGAACTGAACCAATTGGCCGACGATTTTCCGCGCATCAAAAACTTCAACGTAGCCGTGAAGGAAGTGGGCAACAAAGTGATCTTTCTGCGGAAATTGAAAGAAGGCGGCAGCGAGCACAGCTTCGGGATTCACGTGGCGCAAATGGCTGGGATGCCGCAAGAGATTGTGCTGCGCTCCAACGATATTCTGCACAGCCTCGAAAAGAGCCACCAACGGGCCGAAACCAACAAAGCCGTGAAAGAAATGCCCAAAGTAAACTACCAAATGACCCTATTTGAGCCGCAAGACCCCAAAATAGAAGAACTCAAAGCCAAGCTCAAAGCCTTGGATATCAATACCCTTTCGCCGATTGAAGCCTTACTGAAACTGAACGAATTGCGGCGATTGGTGGAGTAG